A genomic region of Desulfosarcina ovata subsp. ovata contains the following coding sequences:
- a CDS encoding TetR/AcrR family transcriptional regulator, with product MGIPERRKREKERRRQQIIVAARRCFKKRGYKATSIEKIADEAGLSPGTIYLYFQNKEDLYASVLTKVFESLYMRFVHIKNQEIPKIEDRLNSMIEVILEVYSEEPKFILKFFHLLLQDNNFRISPVTHKILKALLKKVKEVSTALFKIDNKNYVNKYSDPIVLSDIFWSTFIGVAVVEAGKMNLLNSEINIKPKLENIFELYKRGMDQS from the coding sequence ATGGGAATCCCTGAGCGAAGAAAAAGAGAGAAGGAACGAAGAAGACAACAGATAATCGTTGCTGCGAGACGTTGCTTCAAAAAACGTGGTTACAAAGCCACTTCCATTGAAAAAATTGCCGATGAAGCCGGCTTGAGCCCGGGTACAATCTACCTCTATTTTCAAAACAAGGAAGATTTGTATGCATCAGTATTAACTAAAGTTTTTGAATCTTTGTATATGCGTTTTGTACATATTAAGAATCAGGAAATTCCGAAAATAGAAGATAGATTGAATTCGATGATTGAAGTAATACTCGAAGTTTATTCAGAAGAACCAAAATTTATATTAAAATTTTTTCATCTCTTATTACAAGATAATAATTTCAGAATATCCCCTGTAACCCATAAGATTTTAAAAGCTTTATTGAAAAAAGTGAAAGAAGTTTCCACAGCATTATTTAAGATTGATAATAAAAATTATGTTAATAAATACTCTGACCCAATAGTTTTATCGGACATATTTTGGTCAACTTTTATTGGGGTCGCTGTTGTTGAAGCTGGAAAAATGAACTTATTGAATAGTGAAATTAATATAAAACCAAAGCTTGAAAATATCTTTGAACTTTACAAAAGGGGAATGGATCAGAGTTAG
- the ltrA gene encoding group II intron reverse transcriptase/maturase: MNIKPQQMEMFVASRLAESLGGREQLLELILERRNVLRAMNQVVANKGAPGVDGMKTNHLKGYLKRHWPKIKQDLLNGDYRPLPVRRKEIDKPDGGVRLLGIPTVLDRLIQQTIAQVLEQIWDPTFSEYSYGFRPGRSAHDAVLQAKGYLLDGYTHVVDMDLSKFFDRVNHDRLLSRLATRVRDKRVLKLIRRYLTAGTMIGGLVSPSIEGTPQGGPLSPLLSNIVLDELDKELEKRGHQFVRYADDFRIYCKSRKAAERVNKSITKFITAKLKLKVNEEKSAVSRPWLRKFLGFTFISMCGQTKIRIHRKTISRFKERVRELTNRNQGRSLSQIIKDLNQYLIGWWNYYRLTEARHLFKSLNGWIIRRLRCVVWKQWKNPRTKVRNLKKLGIAHKDAMLCGNARKKYWRMSKVKWVIFALPNRYFFERGLFLPAQ, from the coding sequence ATGAACATAAAGCCACAGCAGATGGAAATGTTTGTAGCGTCGCGGCTTGCCGAAAGTCTGGGAGGCAGAGAGCAGTTGTTGGAGTTGATTCTCGAACGACGTAATGTGCTCAGAGCAATGAACCAGGTCGTTGCCAATAAAGGCGCCCCGGGTGTGGACGGCATGAAAACCAACCACTTGAAAGGGTACCTGAAAAGGCACTGGCCGAAGATCAAGCAGGACCTGCTAAATGGGGATTATCGTCCCTTACCGGTCAGAAGGAAGGAGATCGACAAACCGGATGGCGGTGTCCGCCTGCTTGGTATCCCCACGGTATTGGACCGCCTTATCCAACAGACGATAGCTCAGGTATTGGAGCAGATCTGGGACCCGACCTTTTCTGAGTACAGCTACGGATTCAGACCAGGACGATCAGCCCATGACGCTGTCCTACAAGCCAAAGGCTATCTGCTGGACGGGTACACCCACGTGGTTGACATGGATTTGTCCAAGTTTTTTGACCGAGTTAACCACGACCGGCTTTTAAGCCGGCTGGCCACCAGGGTCCGGGACAAACGGGTCTTGAAATTGATCCGCCGGTACCTTACGGCCGGAACGATGATCGGGGGGCTTGTCAGTCCCAGCATAGAAGGAACGCCCCAGGGTGGTCCTCTGTCGCCGTTGCTCTCCAACATCGTACTCGATGAACTGGATAAGGAATTGGAGAAGCGGGGTCACCAATTCGTCAGGTATGCTGACGACTTCAGGATCTACTGCAAAAGCCGGAAAGCCGCCGAGCGTGTGAACAAGAGCATCACGAAGTTCATCACCGCGAAGCTCAAGCTCAAGGTGAACGAGGAGAAAAGCGCAGTGAGCCGACCATGGCTCCGCAAATTCCTGGGATTTACCTTTATCAGTATGTGTGGACAGACCAAGATCCGGATCCACCGGAAAACAATTTCACGTTTCAAGGAGCGAGTCCGGGAACTGACGAACCGTAATCAAGGGAGAAGTCTGAGCCAGATTATCAAAGATCTGAATCAGTACCTGATTGGCTGGTGGAACTATTATCGCCTGACAGAAGCCAGGCACCTGTTCAAGTCACTCAATGGCTGGATCATCCGCCGGCTGCGGTGCGTTGTCTGGAAACAATGGAAAAACCCCAGGACCAAGGTCCGAAACCTCAAAAAGCTTGGCATTGCGCATAAGGACGCCATGCTTTGCGGTAACGCCCGCAAAAAGTACTGGCGCATGAGCAAGGTCAAGTGGGTGATATTTGCTCTACCAAACCGTTACTTCTTCGAACGAGGACTATTCCTGCCTGCTCAATAA
- a CDS encoding acetate--CoA ligase family protein has protein sequence MGIYEDLYPVFYPESVAVVGASNQFRKSGFFCMESIIYRGKYKGKIYPINHSAPEVFGLKSYPTLSDVPDKIDLVIITVPAPAVLDVIEECGKCNVKGAVIITAGFKEAEAETGKQLQEDIIKTANHYGIKIIGPNTFGVVNPLADLNASFTSTLSDMEKGDIAFISQSGGMCHFFSYITMDDNIGLSKVMSLGNRCNVEFVDLLKFLEKEDATKVIALYLEGIDNPRGLFEAAKKIVRIKPVVAYKGGSAKGMDHLTCSHTGTLAGNFEMYNGMFRQAGIALAENSTELFDIAKIFSLARTPQSKRIAVCSPIAGPGIVMTDTLIKNGMDITKFTDHTINRLTKLLPPFTFRYNPIDMPFTQDIETISAVIDCVLADEDVDSLGFIMCQQEMFTPLNSGIAHALVGAKNKYNKPVAVAMIAQAYKFHSERLYLQNNSIPVYPTPERTARALTALSEYGEIIHS, from the coding sequence ATGGGTATTTATGAAGATCTTTATCCAGTTTTTTATCCGGAATCAGTAGCGGTTGTCGGGGCGTCAAATCAATTTCGCAAATCAGGGTTTTTCTGCATGGAAAGCATTATCTATAGAGGGAAATACAAGGGTAAAATATATCCGATAAATCATTCGGCTCCCGAGGTGTTCGGTTTAAAATCTTATCCGACCCTAAGCGATGTGCCTGATAAAATCGACCTTGTCATTATCACCGTCCCCGCACCGGCAGTCCTTGACGTTATTGAAGAATGCGGCAAATGCAATGTAAAAGGCGCCGTGATAATCACAGCGGGTTTTAAAGAGGCTGAAGCTGAAACCGGTAAGCAGCTTCAAGAGGATATTATAAAAACGGCAAATCATTATGGCATAAAAATAATCGGTCCCAACACCTTTGGCGTGGTCAACCCTCTGGCTGATTTAAACGCCTCTTTTACTTCAACGCTTTCCGATATGGAAAAGGGAGATATTGCTTTTATATCGCAAAGCGGTGGCATGTGCCATTTCTTTTCGTATATCACAATGGACGACAATATTGGGCTGAGTAAAGTAATGAGCCTTGGTAACAGGTGTAACGTTGAATTTGTGGATTTGTTAAAATTCCTTGAAAAAGAAGATGCCACAAAAGTTATTGCTCTGTATTTAGAGGGAATCGACAACCCGAGGGGTCTTTTTGAAGCAGCCAAAAAAATCGTGCGAATTAAACCTGTTGTTGCTTATAAGGGAGGGTCCGCCAAAGGAATGGACCACCTGACCTGTTCCCATACAGGCACATTGGCCGGCAACTTTGAAATGTACAACGGCATGTTCAGGCAAGCCGGCATCGCCCTGGCGGAAAACAGTACCGAGCTGTTTGACATTGCGAAAATATTTTCTCTGGCCCGAACTCCACAAAGCAAACGCATTGCGGTTTGCTCTCCAATTGCCGGCCCGGGAATTGTGATGACCGATACGCTGATAAAAAACGGAATGGATATCACCAAATTCACAGACCATACAATTAACAGACTTACAAAATTACTCCCCCCCTTCACATTTCGATACAATCCTATAGATATGCCTTTTACTCAGGATATTGAGACGATCAGCGCTGTAATAGATTGCGTTCTGGCGGATGAAGATGTTGATTCTTTAGGATTCATCATGTGCCAGCAGGAAATGTTTACTCCCTTAAACAGCGGGATTGCGCATGCCCTCGTTGGAGCAAAAAACAAATACAACAAGCCGGTCGCGGTTGCCATGATCGCTCAGGCATACAAGTTTCATTCTGAGCGGTTGTATTTGCAAAACAATTCAATCCCAGTTTATCCCACACCTGAAAGGACTGCAAGGGCGCTTACCGCGCTTTCCGAATACGGAGAAATTATACATAGCTGA
- a CDS encoding acetate--CoA ligase family protein, translated as MDVIEIAISNGQSSLSEYESKQILSAYQIPVVKEILVDNYKDFLNALEETGYPLVLKGCSFQMTHKTERNLIKLDLRNENEATQAYNEIIGGMDGKKTVLVQEMVKGTRELVMGLTRDPQFGPIVMFGLGGIFTEILKDVSFRLAPLEKSDALDMMREIKGHKILEAVRGMVKVDIDILADILINVGKIGLENEKIKEIDINPLIISGSKPIAVDALMILE; from the coding sequence ATGGACGTTATAGAAATAGCTATTAGCAACGGACAAAGTTCGCTTTCTGAATATGAATCCAAACAAATTCTTTCAGCATATCAAATTCCAGTTGTAAAGGAGATCCTTGTCGATAATTACAAAGATTTTTTAAATGCCCTCGAAGAAACAGGATACCCGCTTGTCCTAAAAGGGTGTTCATTTCAAATGACACATAAAACGGAAAGAAATCTGATTAAATTAGACCTGAGAAATGAAAACGAAGCAACCCAGGCCTATAATGAAATTATTGGGGGCATGGACGGTAAAAAAACCGTGCTGGTTCAGGAAATGGTCAAAGGCACGCGTGAACTCGTGATGGGCTTGACCCGCGATCCACAGTTCGGCCCGATCGTCATGTTTGGGCTTGGAGGAATTTTTACCGAAATTTTAAAAGACGTATCTTTTCGGCTGGCCCCTTTAGAAAAAAGTGATGCGCTTGACATGATGCGTGAAATAAAAGGGCACAAAATACTCGAAGCAGTGCGAGGCATGGTAAAAGTGGATATTGATATCCTGGCGGATATCCTGATCAATGTGGGAAAAATAGGCCTGGAAAATGAAAAAATAAAGGAAATTGACATAAACCCGCTTATTATTTCCGGAAGCAAACCCATTGCAGTGGATGCACTAATGATTTTAGAATAA
- the istB gene encoding IS21-like element helper ATPase IstB, which translates to MEEICEKAKTLRLKTIADQLPPIVETAENNNWPLSKTIAHLFDLELETRRQNRIALCYRQSKLNEKLTIDQFDFNHHSSRKKHKTRILNLMSLGFLKEKMDIILIGNPGVGKSFLAKAAAYAATQAGIKVLFTTAMDMINHLIAADADHSLLKKLHYYRSPELLVIDEIGYLGLGKQGSNLFFQVISQRHEAKSTAITTNLPFADWGKIFDSTTVATAIADRLVYNSQIFILEGPSYRKRAKPNTP; encoded by the coding sequence ATGGAAGAAATATGTGAAAAAGCGAAAACATTACGGCTGAAAACCATCGCCGATCAGCTGCCTCCCATCGTAGAGACTGCCGAAAATAACAACTGGCCCTTGTCAAAGACTATCGCTCACCTGTTCGACCTGGAACTCGAAACCCGCAGGCAAAACCGTATTGCGCTTTGTTATCGTCAATCCAAACTGAACGAAAAGCTTACCATCGATCAGTTCGATTTTAATCATCACAGCTCTCGAAAAAAACATAAAACCCGTATTCTCAACCTGATGTCCCTGGGGTTTTTGAAAGAGAAGATGGATATCATTTTGATTGGCAATCCCGGTGTCGGGAAAAGCTTTTTAGCCAAAGCCGCAGCCTATGCCGCCACCCAGGCCGGTATAAAAGTCCTTTTCACCACCGCCATGGATATGATCAATCACTTGATCGCAGCCGATGCTGACCATTCTCTTTTGAAAAAGCTCCACTACTATCGATCACCGGAGCTGCTTGTCATTGATGAGATCGGTTATCTTGGATTGGGCAAACAAGGTTCGAATCTTTTCTTCCAGGTAATCAGCCAGCGGCATGAAGCCAAGTCCACCGCCATTACGACCAATTTGCCGTTCGCCGATTGGGGTAAAATTTTTGACTCCACCACGGTTGCCACAGCCATTGCCGACCGTCTTGTCTACAACTCGCAGATCTTCATCTTGGAGGGACCCAGCTATCGAAAGAGGGCAAAGCCGAACACCCCGTAA
- the istA gene encoding IS21 family transposase: protein MIDKRTIFEIHRLKHLGWSERKIARHLSIDRGSVKKYISTPEIVQRRPNRTSKLDPYRDRIKALLDEDPTVSAPVILQQLEGFTGKITIVRDYLRQLRGKRKQRIAYTRFESAPGEQMQVDWGHFGSLAYGGTRRKLYALVVIEAFSRMLYACFTHSQKQDALHDCLLKAFTWFGGCPKKLVVDNMATAVIERLGSIVRFNDAFLDFLRHFSVEPIACNPGAPYEKGKVESSVKYLRRNFMPLRSFADLDDVQHQALNWLDTVANVRIHQTTGQRPADRFEKVKLSPLPNLLPDVRATQSLLVHKDFAIRFDGNTYTAPPWAIGKSVIVKADVAFVFLYLNDKRIAVHPRCWERKQRIETPSHRQQVKKLRKKLWHDRQVAALMSLGAVAVDYINGLLEAGQPIKQQVKRLLVLKDKYGAEALVYALTKSMAHKAWGADYVENIVHQEMAPKNDHPPVRLKNEDLNHIRLNQPSLAEYDTHALKGRRK, encoded by the coding sequence ATGATCGACAAGCGTACCATTTTCGAAATCCACCGGCTGAAGCATTTGGGCTGGTCGGAAAGGAAAATCGCCCGACATTTAAGTATCGACAGGGGGTCGGTGAAAAAATATATCAGCACCCCTGAGATCGTTCAAAGAAGGCCGAACCGGACATCCAAACTCGATCCGTATCGAGATCGGATCAAAGCGTTACTGGATGAAGATCCCACCGTCAGTGCCCCGGTCATTTTGCAGCAGTTGGAAGGCTTTACCGGCAAAATCACCATCGTTCGCGATTACCTGCGCCAATTGAGAGGAAAGCGAAAACAACGGATCGCCTATACCCGTTTCGAATCCGCTCCCGGTGAACAGATGCAGGTTGATTGGGGCCACTTCGGATCATTGGCATATGGCGGCACCCGGCGCAAACTGTATGCCCTGGTCGTCATCGAAGCCTTCAGCCGCATGCTGTATGCGTGCTTTACCCACAGCCAGAAGCAGGATGCGCTGCACGATTGCCTGCTTAAAGCGTTTACCTGGTTTGGCGGCTGCCCCAAAAAGCTGGTCGTCGACAACATGGCCACGGCTGTCATCGAACGATTGGGATCGATTGTTCGGTTCAACGATGCATTCCTGGATTTTTTACGCCACTTTTCTGTTGAACCGATCGCCTGTAATCCGGGTGCGCCTTATGAGAAGGGAAAGGTGGAGTCGAGCGTAAAATATTTACGTCGCAATTTTATGCCATTGCGATCCTTTGCCGATCTGGATGATGTCCAGCACCAAGCCCTGAACTGGCTGGACACCGTCGCCAATGTTCGTATCCATCAGACAACGGGGCAACGGCCAGCGGATCGATTTGAGAAGGTAAAGCTAAGCCCCTTGCCGAATCTGTTGCCGGATGTCCGGGCAACCCAATCGTTACTCGTGCACAAGGATTTTGCCATTCGATTCGACGGCAACACCTATACCGCTCCGCCATGGGCTATTGGCAAATCGGTGATCGTAAAAGCGGATGTCGCCTTTGTCTTTTTGTATTTGAACGACAAACGCATTGCCGTTCATCCGAGATGTTGGGAACGCAAACAGCGAATCGAAACGCCTTCCCATCGGCAGCAGGTCAAAAAACTCCGCAAGAAGCTATGGCATGACCGACAGGTGGCGGCATTGATGTCTCTGGGCGCCGTAGCCGTCGACTATATCAACGGCCTGTTAGAGGCCGGACAGCCGATCAAACAGCAAGTGAAGCGGCTGCTTGTCCTGAAAGACAAGTACGGGGCCGAGGCCTTGGTTTATGCCCTCACCAAATCCATGGCCCATAAAGCCTGGGGGGCTGATTACGTCGAAAACATTGTCCACCAGGAAATGGCTCCCAAAAACGACCATCCACCGGTACGGCTGAAAAATGAGGATTTAAACCACATCCGTCTGAACCAGCCGTCTTTGGCAGAATACGATACGCATGCGCTTAAAGGGAGGAGAAAATAA